From the bacterium genome, the window GTTGAGGTCCTTGTCCACCCATGCGGGTGTCTGCATGAACGGCGGATACCCTTCTCCCTTGATATCGAGAAGCGGAAGCAGGGTGTAGAGCCAGTTATAATAGAGGTTCTGCGCCCATGTTTCGGGAGGACATCCGTGAAACTCTTTCCGCAGGGCTTCCATCTGGTCGATATATTTCGGATACTCGGTGTCTTTATAGACCGTGCGGAGAATATCGTAGGCACGTTCGCTGCCGAGGACAGCCATCACATCGAGTCCGCGCGGCATGAAACGGTTCCGGACGAATTCCTCGACGAGATGATCGAGGATGTACGAATCAGGGATAAACCGCTGGCCCATGAATCGCAGACCCTTGCCCGCTTTCACCGTAATCTTCGGATCGGGGAGGGTCAGCGCCTTTGCAATGAACATGTCGATTTTATCGTTATCGGCGAGTACATCGGGTGACTGGTCGAGGAAATCTTCTCCAAATACCTCCCGTGCGATTTCAATGTATGATCTGAATGTGATATCGTCGGTTTTTCCCACAAAGAATACGGTAGGTTCGTAGATACGTTCCCAGACTGCGGAAGCGGCCTCATTATCCACCGTGACGGTTTCGAGCATCCGGGATATGAGGAGCGCCTGACGGGCGGCATGACGGAGTCCTTCCTGCTTAGCATAAGGCAGGTTGAGGCTGAAGGTCATACGGCCGTACCACATCATCGCCCGGAAATACTCTTCGAATTCTGTTGTCCGGGTATAATGCCCGCGTGGTTTGTACTGGCTGTAATCCTCCACATAGGGATAATCCTCACGATACATGAGCGTCGAGGGCACATACCCGGAGGAACCTTCGTATATGGCGTTGATTTCCTTGATGGCGTTGGCGTCTATACTGCTCGCTTCCGGATGGAGGAGACCGAACGGAACGGAGAAATAGCTGATGTTATCGAGCGCCGCCTGCCTGATCTCCGGATCGGCGGCCGATTCGTACATTTCCATGGAAGCTTTTCTCAACTCCATGGTCAGCCCGTCGAGATCGGCGAAAAAGAACCTGAGCTCGAGGATGCGGAGCATGTAATCATAGAGGATATGGTAGGTATGAAGGCAGGCGTCCGTTGTGACGAATGCCGGGATGCCGTTGCTCTCGCATCCATTGTATACATCGTATATCTGACGGTAACGGCTCGCCTCGGCCACAAAACCGTTGACGGCAAGAAGGGCCTTAGCCTCCTTCGAGAGCGTAAAATCGGCGATGTTTGCTACCTCTGAAAGGTCGGACGATATCGTATAAGGTTTAACCGATGGTGTTACGGTGACCGTATATGGTTTATATACCGCAAAATCGGTTGTGACGTCACTAGTGATGGGAGGAAAAGACTCTCCCCGGAGCGGAGACACTGAAACGACTGTACAGAGCAGGGCAACGGCGGCGCTTATGCGGTTCATGTTCATTTATTATTACCCCCTTCTACATGGTACGAGCGCATATACGTATTTTCCGTAATGATATTAAAAGCAACACTCATACCAAAAAACAGAATGACCGGTATAAAATGGCTATAATAAATAATAACAATATCTTATTGAAGCATTCACGGGCGACTGATGCAAGGTGTGATCCGAAAATTCTTCGACATTTTTGTATGAAAACCGGCGGCAACCGAAGGTAATTCTCTGTGAAACATATTGTTATGACAATTTGACGGGGATTTTTCATATTCGACATTTTTGTCGGAATCCATCAAAAACCCGGTCAGG encodes:
- a CDS encoding DUF3160 domain-containing protein, whose product is MNMNRISAAVALLCTVVSVSPLRGESFPPITSDVTTDFAVYKPYTVTVTPSVKPYTISSDLSEVANIADFTLSKEAKALLAVNGFVAEASRYRQIYDVYNGCESNGIPAFVTTDACLHTYHILYDYMLRILELRFFFADLDGLTMELRKASMEMYESAADPEIRQAALDNISYFSVPFGLLHPEASSIDANAIKEINAIYEGSSGYVPSTLMYREDYPYVEDYSQYKPRGHYTRTTEFEEYFRAMMWYGRMTFSLNLPYAKQEGLRHAARQALLISRMLETVTVDNEAASAVWERIYEPTVFFVGKTDDITFRSYIEIAREVFGEDFLDQSPDVLADNDKIDMFIAKALTLPDPKITVKAGKGLRFMGQRFIPDSYILDHLVEEFVRNRFMPRGLDVMAVLGSERAYDILRTVYKDTEYPKYIDQMEALRKEFHGCPPETWAQNLYYNWLYTLLPLLDIKGEGYPPFMQTPAWVDKDLNTALGSWAELRHDTILYAKQSETLEVSAEPPVPPFARGYVEPNPEVYARLVSLAGYMKTGLNNRGLYDNLISDRIDQFRKLMTALTEISVKELTNTTPTPDEYALICNFGGAIESIVTFPPEFSAQYENDADKYLAVIADVHTDPNTNTCLEVGVGHPLTVYVIAPVEGVPTLTKGALFAYHEFTWSLSEGRLTDEEWQKMQSSSGAQDMPVWTESFRNGPSSAGVETFSVHGNPGMVTAVDEKPAPVDFNLLQNTPNPFNPSTLITFDLEKDETVKVAVYNLSGQEVEVLLDSRLNAGRHTLTWAPGGLASGVYFIRLITGTHAGTIRAVYLK